From a single Buteo buteo chromosome 14, bButBut1.hap1.1, whole genome shotgun sequence genomic region:
- the ARL11 gene encoding ADP-ribosylation factor-like protein 11: MGKLISKGQPKRDARVVMLGLDFAGKSTLLYKLKSGRAVETCPTVGFNVESLQTPCRVSFTLWDVGGQGSLRASWPDYLEDTNILIFVLDSTDTARLPEALAALEEVLSHPSMAGIPVLLLANKQEMPGALAPAELGEKLLRGQLARHPWVLRGCSAHTGQGLQEALAVLGELLRVWSGAPHPKSSPSQGQRGGGELRSKAEPQVDASRSSLPAGLS, translated from the coding sequence ATGGGGAAGCTGATCTCCAAAGGCCAGCCCAAAAGAGATGCTCGAGTTGTCATGCTGGGGCTCGACTTCGCCGGCAAATCCACCCTTCTGTACAAACTGAAGAGCGGCCGGGCTGTGGAGACCTGCCCGACGGTGGGCTTCAATGTGGAGTCTCTCCAAACACCCTGTCGCGTATCCTTCACCCTCTGGGACGTCGGCGGACAAGGCAGCCTGCGGGCGAGCTGGCCTGACTACCTGGAGGACACCAACATCCTCATCTTCGTGCTCGACAGCACGGACACGGCTCGGCTGCCCGAAGCGTTGGCAGCACTGGAGGAAGTCCTGAGCCACCCCAGCATGGCCGGCATCCCCGTCCTCCTCCTGGCCAACAAGCAGGAGATGCCGGGAGCGTTGGCTCCCGCCGAGCTGGGGGAGAAGCTGCTGCGGGGGCAGCTGGCGAGGCACCCTTGGGTGCTCCGGGGTTGCAGTGCCCACACCGGTCAGGGACTGCAGGAAGCCCTGGCCGTCCTGGGAGAGCTGCTGCGGGTCTGGAGCGGAGCTCCCCATCCCAAGAGCAGCCCCTCGCAGGGCCAGCGGGGAGGAGGCGAGCTCCGGAGCAAAGCTGAACCTCAGGTGGACGCTTCCCGCTCGTCGCTGCCGGCAGGTTTGTCGTAG